A single window of Vigna unguiculata cultivar IT97K-499-35 chromosome 1, ASM411807v1, whole genome shotgun sequence DNA harbors:
- the LOC114188886 gene encoding uncharacterized protein LOC114188886, whose translation MEDFMRHKPAKFTCKATPDEADAWLCECEKIFGVIECSEAQKLTFATFLLVTEAEYWWMGMWQQMQTREEEVNWVNFRKKFVEKYFPDIAKHEREAKFLTLQQGSMLVQAYVEKFEYLARFYSQTVTKEWCCRKFEGGLKHELRHFIAKSVEQLEIGHSKVSRSQKTSAEDRQQKKPYSRPPSSSQKLWCYNCGGEHLRRDCTQSAGSGGNSASTRASHSFISHDCVKNLGLSTRDLGCELIVSTLASGQGSTISACVGCSMEVKGRRFKANLICLPLEGLDVILGMNWLSSNHIAIDYGRHRVVFPESKGFELISTHKALKEIEEGTT comes from the exons ATGGAGGATTTCATGCGCCACAAGCCGGCGAAGTTTACCTGCAAAGCCACCCCAGATGAGGCAGATGCGTGGCTGTGTGAATGTGAGAAAATCTTCGGGGTGATAGAGTGCTCGGAGGCTCAAAAACTTACTTTTGCCACCTTTCTGTTGGTGACAGAGGCAGAGTACTGGTGGATGGGGATGTGGCAACAGATGCAGACCCGCGAGGAGGAGGTGAATTGGGTTAACTTCAGAAAGAAGTTTGTAGAGAAGTACTTCCCCGACATCGCTAAGCATGAGCGTGAAGCTAAGTTCCTTACCCTGCAGCAAGGGTCGATGTTAGTGCAGGCATATGTGGAGAAATTTGAGTATTTGGCGAGGTTTTACTCTCAGACTGTGACGAAGGAGTGGTGTTGCAGGAAATTTGAAGGTGGCCTAAAGCATGAATTGAGGCACTTCATT GCCAAGAGTGTAGAGCAATTGGAGATAGGACACAGCAAGGTCAGCAGATCTCAGAAGACTAGTGCTGAGGACAGACAACAGAAGAAGCCCTATAGCCGACCGCCATCATCCTCACAGAAGTTGTGGTGCTATAATTGTGGAGGAGAACACCTGAGGAGAGATTGTACACAGTCTGCGGGCAGTGGGGGAAACAGTGCTAGCACTC GAGCTTCGCACTCCTTTATATCTCATGACTGCGTGAAGAATCTGGGATTGTCGACTCGTGATCTGGGATGCGAGTTAATAGTCTCAACACTAGCATCTGGGCAGGGTTCAACTATTTCTGCCTGTGTTGGATGCTCGATGGAGGTAAAGGGCAGGCGATTCAAGGCGAACCTAATATGCTTGCCTTTGGAGGGACTGGACGTGATACTAGGCATGAACTGGTTGTCAAGTAATCACATTGCCATTGATTACGGACGACACAGAGTGGTGTTCCCTGAATCGAAAGGGTTTGAGTTGATCTCAACTCATAAAGCTTTAAAGGAGATCGAAGAAGGAACTACTTGA
- the LOC114188893 gene encoding uncharacterized protein LOC114188893 yields MGSDGILHFQDRVCVPGNWRLRKQIMEEGHKSRLSIHPCMTKMYQDLKQSFWWNGMKTDVADFVASCLTDGQSERMIQSLEDLLRACVLDHMGSWGDMLPLVEFTYNNSYHSSIGMLPYEALYGWRCRTPLCWNQDGESLVFGPEFLQQTIEKVKAIQERMKAT; encoded by the exons ATGGGATCTGATGGCATCTTGCATTTCCAAGATAGAGTTTGTGTGCCGGGAAATTGGAGATTAAGGAAGCAAATTATGGAGGAGGGACAcaaaagtcgtcttagcatacatccatgtatgactaagatgtatcaggaTTTGAAACAGTCCTTCTGGTGGAATGGAATGAAAACTGATGTCGCTGACTTTGTGGCGTCGTGTTTG ACAGATGGGCAGTCTGAGAGGATGATCCAGTCCTTGGAAGACCTGCTGCGAGCCTGTGTTCTGGATCACATGGGCAGTTGGGGTGATATGCTTCCTTTGGTGGAATTTACATACAACAACAGTTATCACTCCAGTATTGGTATGTTGCCATATGAGGCCTTGTATGGGTGGCGATGCAGGACACCACTATGTTGGAATCAAGATGGCGAATCACTAGTGTTCGGTCCAGAGTTCTTACAACAGACTATTGAGAAGGTCAAAGCTATTCAGGAGAGAATGAAGGCAACTTAG